From the Natrarchaeobaculum aegyptiacum genome, one window contains:
- a CDS encoding transcription initiation factor IIB, giving the protein MTRSTRQRERAREMDESEDQEGVRACPECESENLVKDSDRGELICEDCGLVVEEEKIDPGPEWRAFNHQERQEKSRVGAPTTQTMHDKGLTTTIDWKDKDAYGRSISSKKRSQMHRLRKWQERIRTKDAGERNLQFALSEIDRMASALGVPRSVREVASVIYRRALKEDLIRGRSIEGVATSALYAACRKEGIPRSLEEISEVSRVERKEIGRTYRYISQELGLEMRPVDPKKYVPRFCSELELSEEVQTKANEIIEKTAEEGLLSGKSPTGYAAAAIYAASLLCNEKKTQREVADVAQVTEVTIRNRYQEQIEAMGIHG; this is encoded by the coding sequence ATGACACGGTCCACCCGTCAGCGGGAGCGAGCGCGTGAGATGGACGAGTCCGAGGATCAGGAAGGGGTACGTGCCTGTCCCGAGTGTGAATCGGAGAATCTCGTCAAGGACTCCGACCGGGGTGAGCTCATCTGCGAAGACTGTGGGCTCGTCGTGGAGGAAGAGAAGATCGACCCCGGTCCGGAGTGGCGGGCGTTCAACCACCAGGAACGCCAGGAGAAGTCCCGGGTTGGTGCACCGACGACCCAGACGATGCACGACAAGGGGCTGACGACCACGATCGACTGGAAGGACAAAGACGCCTACGGTCGATCGATCTCCTCGAAGAAGCGCAGCCAGATGCATCGCCTGCGCAAGTGGCAAGAGCGCATCCGGACGAAAGACGCCGGCGAACGGAACCTGCAGTTCGCCCTCTCCGAGATCGACCGGATGGCGTCGGCGCTGGGGGTCCCGCGGTCGGTTCGGGAGGTCGCGTCGGTCATCTACCGACGTGCACTCAAAGAGGACCTCATCCGTGGCCGGTCGATCGAAGGCGTCGCCACGTCTGCGCTGTATGCCGCCTGTCGAAAGGAGGGTATCCCGCGCAGCCTCGAAGAAATTTCGGAAGTCTCACGCGTCGAACGCAAAGAAATCGGTCGCACGTATCGGTACATCTCACAGGAACTCGGCCTCGAGATGCGCCCCGTCGACCCGAAGAAATACGTCCCGCGCTTCTGTTCTGAACTCGAACTTTCCGAGGAGGTCCAGACCAAGGCCAACGAGATCATCGAGAAGACGGCCGAGGAAGGACTGCTCTCGGGCAAGTCGCCGACCGGATACGCCGCGGCCGCGATCTACGCCGCGTCGCTGCTGTGCAACGAGAAGAAAACCCAGCGAGAGGTCGCTGACGTCGCACAGGTGACCGAGGTCACGATTCGGAACCGGTACCAGGAACAGATCGAAGCGATGGGCATCCACGGCTAG
- the rnhA gene encoding ribonuclease HI, with the protein MPVIECDVDDARKRLEDAGVTVDSGHTDHERWRASHGDATAVAYDDKVVIQGQNPRDLEALLREGGGRAHVYFDGAARGNPGPAAIGWVIVTGNGIVAEGSERIGRATNNQAEYEALIAALEAARDYGYDELHVRGDSELIVKQVHGEYNTNNPTLREKRVTVHELLRAFDEWTLEHVPRDVNEHADELANKALDRS; encoded by the coding sequence ATGCCGGTCATCGAGTGTGACGTCGACGACGCTCGCAAACGCCTCGAGGACGCCGGTGTGACGGTCGACTCCGGACACACCGACCACGAACGCTGGCGAGCGTCCCACGGCGACGCGACGGCGGTGGCGTACGACGACAAGGTCGTCATCCAGGGGCAAAATCCCCGCGATCTCGAGGCACTGCTCCGCGAGGGCGGCGGCCGCGCCCACGTCTACTTCGACGGCGCGGCCCGCGGTAATCCCGGTCCTGCGGCGATCGGCTGGGTGATCGTCACGGGCAACGGCATCGTCGCCGAGGGGAGCGAACGGATCGGCCGCGCGACGAACAATCAGGCCGAGTACGAGGCGCTGATCGCCGCCCTCGAGGCCGCTCGCGACTACGGCTACGACGAACTCCACGTCCGTGGGGACTCCGAACTGATCGTCAAGCAGGTCCACGGCGAGTACAACACGAACAATCCGACGCTGCGAGAGAAACGGGTGACCGTCCACGAACTTCTGCGGGCGTTCGACGAGTGGACGCTCGAGCACGTTCCACGCGACGTCAACGAGCACGCCGACGAACTGGC